Proteins encoded by one window of Juglans regia cultivar Chandler chromosome 15, Walnut 2.0, whole genome shotgun sequence:
- the LOC109004548 gene encoding cleavage stimulating factor 64 isoform X1 → MAGKQVAGDGLSANFAGMSKHQLYEIMSQMKTLIEQNQQQARQILIQNPLLTKALFQAQIMLGMVQPPQAIPNIQPTVSQHPQQSAQPILPSNIQSANSSPGQVSLQEQTGASQIPPTMKQHQNQAAIPVSSAAVPTLNLQAQPMSSHPLQMPQPPKGHITSQMPPMSLPQSSQLPNIPSLPLYSSSQPPPLQQPQMPNTTNQLQQPLQTPGISHLPLQPPLPMQPRLPSVPAYHHQYAPQMGPNVGFQHPGASQHPSQQFFHPGAKPPASIGLSFPQGQPPLPNQPLPQSLYQGGGQHLGTEYSNQGGNSMQVDRGSSWMSGPPENSTVTQHPGLPGPPPVVPAQMGAGNQPARNQSLTPEMEKALLQQVMSLTPEQINLLPPEQRNQVLQLQQILRQ, encoded by the exons ATGGCGGGAAAACAAGTCGCCGGTGACGGCTTATCGGCCAACTTTGCTGGAATGTCTAAGCACCAGCTCTATGAAATCATGTCTCAGATGAAG ACTCTGATCGAACAGAACCAGCAACAGGCGAGGCAGATCCTCATCCAGAACCCGCTCCTAACCAAAGCCCTTTTTCAG GCACAAATTATGCTTGGAATGGTCCAGCCCCCTCAAGCG aTTCCAAATATTCAGCCAACAGTGTCACAGCATCCTCAACAATCAGCACAGCCTATTCTACCATCAAATATTCAGTCTGCTAACTCATCACCAGGTCAAGTGAGTCTGCAGGAGCAAACCGGTGCATCTCAGATCCCTCCTACAATGAAACAACACCAGAATCAAGCTGCGATACCTGTCTCATCTGCTGCTGTTCCTACACTAAATCTCCAGGCTCAGCCCATGTCATCACATCCCCTGCAGATGCCACAGCCACCTAAGGGACACATTACTTCCCAAATGCCCCCTATGTCTCTTCCGCAATCATCACAACTTCCTAATATCCCTTCACTTCCTCTTTATTCTTCTTCACAGCCACCTCCGCTTCAACAACCTCAAATGCCAAATACTACCAACCAGTTGCAACAGCCACTACAGACACCTGGAATTTCTCATCTGCCACTTCAACCACCATTGCCAATGCAACCTAGATTACCTTCAGTTCCAGCTTACCATCATCAGTATGCTCCCCAAATGGGGCCTAATGTGGGTTTCCAACATCCTGGTGCTTCTCAGCATCCGTCGCAGCAGTTTTTTCAT CCTGGTGCCAAACCTCCTGCTAGCATTGGGCTTTCATTTCCACAGGGGCAGCCACCACTTCCAAATCAGCCACTACCTCAATCACTGTATCAG gggGGAGGTCAACATTTGGGGACTGAATATAGCAATCAAGGTGGAAATTCCATGCAAGTGGATAGAGGATCTTCTTGGATGTCTGGCCCGCCTGAGAATTCTACAGTAACACAGCATCCAGGTCTTCCAGGACCACCACCAGTAGTTCCAGCTCAGATGGGTGCTGGCAATCAGCCAGCGCGCAACCAATCG TTGACACCGGAGATGGAGAAGGCACTACTTCAACAAGTCATGAGCCTCACTCCGGAACAGATTAATCTCCTGCCTCCAGAGCAAAGGAATCAAGTGCTTCAACTGCAGCAAATACTGCGCCAATGA
- the LOC109004548 gene encoding cleavage stimulating factor 64 isoform X2, with translation MAGKQVAGDGLSANFAGMSKHQLYEIMSQMKTLIEQNQQQARQILIQNPLLTKALFQAQIMLGMVQPPQAPTVSQHPQQSAQPILPSNIQSANSSPGQVSLQEQTGASQIPPTMKQHQNQAAIPVSSAAVPTLNLQAQPMSSHPLQMPQPPKGHITSQMPPMSLPQSSQLPNIPSLPLYSSSQPPPLQQPQMPNTTNQLQQPLQTPGISHLPLQPPLPMQPRLPSVPAYHHQYAPQMGPNVGFQHPGASQHPSQQFFHPGAKPPASIGLSFPQGQPPLPNQPLPQSLYQGGGQHLGTEYSNQGGNSMQVDRGSSWMSGPPENSTVTQHPGLPGPPPVVPAQMGAGNQPARNQSLTPEMEKALLQQVMSLTPEQINLLPPEQRNQVLQLQQILRQ, from the exons ATGGCGGGAAAACAAGTCGCCGGTGACGGCTTATCGGCCAACTTTGCTGGAATGTCTAAGCACCAGCTCTATGAAATCATGTCTCAGATGAAG ACTCTGATCGAACAGAACCAGCAACAGGCGAGGCAGATCCTCATCCAGAACCCGCTCCTAACCAAAGCCCTTTTTCAG GCACAAATTATGCTTGGAATGGTCCAGCCCCCTCAAGCG CCAACAGTGTCACAGCATCCTCAACAATCAGCACAGCCTATTCTACCATCAAATATTCAGTCTGCTAACTCATCACCAGGTCAAGTGAGTCTGCAGGAGCAAACCGGTGCATCTCAGATCCCTCCTACAATGAAACAACACCAGAATCAAGCTGCGATACCTGTCTCATCTGCTGCTGTTCCTACACTAAATCTCCAGGCTCAGCCCATGTCATCACATCCCCTGCAGATGCCACAGCCACCTAAGGGACACATTACTTCCCAAATGCCCCCTATGTCTCTTCCGCAATCATCACAACTTCCTAATATCCCTTCACTTCCTCTTTATTCTTCTTCACAGCCACCTCCGCTTCAACAACCTCAAATGCCAAATACTACCAACCAGTTGCAACAGCCACTACAGACACCTGGAATTTCTCATCTGCCACTTCAACCACCATTGCCAATGCAACCTAGATTACCTTCAGTTCCAGCTTACCATCATCAGTATGCTCCCCAAATGGGGCCTAATGTGGGTTTCCAACATCCTGGTGCTTCTCAGCATCCGTCGCAGCAGTTTTTTCAT CCTGGTGCCAAACCTCCTGCTAGCATTGGGCTTTCATTTCCACAGGGGCAGCCACCACTTCCAAATCAGCCACTACCTCAATCACTGTATCAG gggGGAGGTCAACATTTGGGGACTGAATATAGCAATCAAGGTGGAAATTCCATGCAAGTGGATAGAGGATCTTCTTGGATGTCTGGCCCGCCTGAGAATTCTACAGTAACACAGCATCCAGGTCTTCCAGGACCACCACCAGTAGTTCCAGCTCAGATGGGTGCTGGCAATCAGCCAGCGCGCAACCAATCG TTGACACCGGAGATGGAGAAGGCACTACTTCAACAAGTCATGAGCCTCACTCCGGAACAGATTAATCTCCTGCCTCCAGAGCAAAGGAATCAAGTGCTTCAACTGCAGCAAATACTGCGCCAATGA
- the LOC109004549 gene encoding synaptotagmin-5-like, which yields MVRRKRTAFSFDEAADFLHHILAEKPLLPVLIPLIVLAWAIERWVISFSNWVPLTVAVWATIQYGSYQRRILVEDLNEKWKRVLRNNSPITPLEHCEWFNKLLMEVWPNYINPKLSIRFSSIIEKRLKQRKSRLIEKIELLECSLGSSPPSLGLHGIHWSSSGDQRIMRLGFDWDTTDMSILLLAKIAKPFMGTARIVINSLHIKGDLLLTPVLNGKEVLYSFVSIPEVRIGVAFGSGGSQALPATELPGVSSWLVKILTDTLVKTMVEPRRRCYSLPAVDLRKKAVGGVIHVTILSANKLSRSSLKGNSSRRQQNCSVNGTSEEQIVVKDLQTFVEVELEELTRRTDVRSGSGPTWNSTFNMVLHEETGTIRFHLYECTPSNVKYDYLASCEIKMKYVADDSTTFWAIGPDSGVIAKHTEVCGQEVEMVIPFEGVNSGELTVRLVLKEWQFSDGSHTLNSYHLSSRQSLYGSSTSLSRTGRKIGITVMEGKDLIAKDKSGKCDPYVKLHYGKAVHRTRTAHTSFPIWNQKFEFDEIGDGEYLKIKCCNEETFGDDNIGFARVNLEGLVEGSLRDVWVPLEQVNSGELRLQIEAVRVDDHEESRGSIGSGSGWIELVLIEAKDLVAADLRGTSDPYVRVQYGNLKKRTKVMYKTLYPRWNQTLEFPDDGSPLVLHVKDHNAVLPTSSIGDCVVEYQRLPPNQMSDKWIPLQGVKRGEIHIQITRKVPELDKKRSLDSEPSLTRAHQISSQMRQAMNKFQSLIEDANIEELSSALSEFESLEDLQEEYMVQLETEQMLLINKITELGQEVFNSSPSLSRRSSGT from the exons ATGGTTAGGAGAAAAAGGACAGCTTTCAGCTTTGATGAAGCTGCGGATTTTCTGCACCATATTTTAGCAGAGAAGCCTCTGCTTCCAGTCTTGATTCCTTTGATAGTGCTTGCTTGGGCTATTGAGAGATGGGTTATCTCTTTCTCGAATTGGGTTCCACTCACCGTTGCTGTCTGGGCTACCATACAG TATGGGAGTTATCAACGACGAATACTTGTTGAAGACTTGAATGAAAAATGGAAGCGTGTTCTACGGAATAACTCA CCTATAACACCACTGGAGCACTGTGAATGGTTCAATAAGCTGTTGATGGAAGTATGGCCTAATTACATTAACCCAAAGCTCTCAATAAGGTTCTCTTCCATTATTGAG AAACGTTTAAAGCAACGAAAATCAAGGCTTATC gaaaaaattgaattgctgGAGTGCTCACTGGGTTCAAGCCCACCAAGCTTGGGTCTTCATGGGATTCATTGGTCAAGTTCAGGAGATCAG AGAATTATGCGATTGGGTTTTGACTGGGACACAACTGATATGAGTATCTTGTTGCTTGCTAAGATTGCCAAGCCATTTATGGGGACTGCACGGATTGTTATAAATAGTCTTCATATCAAGGGTGAT CTTCTTCTGACTCCGGTTCTGAATGGGAAGGAAGTTTTGTATTCATTTGTTTCAATTCCTGAAGTGAGAATTGGAGTTGCCTTTGGAAGTGGTGGGAGCCAAGCACTACCTGCAACAGAATTGCCAGGCGTTTCTTCTTGGCTG GTTAAGATTCTCACTGACACCTTAGTTAAGACAATGGTTGAACCTCGTCGGCGTTGTTATTCTTTGCCAGCTGTAGACCTAAGGAAGAAGGCAGTTGGCGGTGTTATACACGTGACAATCCTTTCGGCAAACAAACTTTCTAGAAGTAGCTTGAAAGGAAACTCATCAAGAAGACAGCAAAATTGTTCTGTAAATGGTACTTCAGAAGAGCAGATTGTTGTTAAAGATCTTCAGACATTTGTGGAAGTTGAACTTGAAGAGCTGACTAGGAGGACAGATGTGAGATCTGGCTCAGGTCCCACATGGAATTCAACGTTCAATATGGTTTTACATGAAGAGACAGGAACGATTAGATTCCATCTTTATGAGTGTACCCCAAGCAATGTGAAGTATGACTATCTAGCAAGCTGCGAAATTAAG ATGAAGTATGTAGCGGATGATTCCACAACATTTTGGGCAATTGGACCTGACTCTGGTGTGATAGCCAAGCACACTGAAGTTTGTGGGCAAGAAGTTGAAATGGTTATTCCATTTGAGGGGGTCAATTCAGGGGAG TTGACAGTGAGGCTGGTGTTAAAAGAATGGCAATTCTCCGATGGTTCACACACCTTGAACAGCTATCATCTTAGCTCACGTCAATCATTGTATGGGTCATCCACTTCTCTGTCAAGAACTGGGAGGAAAATCGGTATAACTGTTATGGAAGGAAAGGATCTTATTGCAAAAGACAAATCTGGAAAGTGTGACCCATATGTAAAATTGCATTATGGAAAA GCCGTCCATAGAACAAGGACTGCTCATACTTCATTTCCTATCTGGAATCAGAAGTTTGAATTCGATGAGATAGGAGATGGTGagtatcttaaaataaaatgctgCAATGAAGAAACCTTTGGAGATGACAACATTGGTTTTGCACGAGTGAATTTGGAAGGATTGGTGGAAGGGTCACTCAGGGATGTATGGGTCCCCCTTGAACAAGTGAATTCAGGAGAGCTAAGGCTTCAAATAGAAGCAGTCAGAGTTGATGACCATGAAGAATCAAGG GGTTCAATTGGTTCTGGCAGTGGCTGGATTGAACTTGTTCTCATTGAAGCGAAAGACCTTGTTGCTGCTGATCTCAGAGGAACAAGTGATCCTTATGTGAGGGTACAATATGGAAActtgaagaaaagaacaaag GTTATGTACAAAACTCTTTATCCCCGATGGAACCAGACCTTAGAGTTCCCTGATGATGGCAGCCCCCTGGTTCTGCACGTTAAAGACCACAATGCTGTACTGCCTACTTCGAGTATAGGTGATTGTGTTGTAGAATATCAAAGATTGCCTCCAAATCAGATGTCTGACAAGTGGATACCCCTCCAAGGGGTGAAAAGGGGAGAGATTCACATTCAAATTACAAGAAAAGTTCCAGAGCTAGACAAGAAACGTAGTTTAGATTCTGAACCATCCTTGACTCGAGCACATCAAATTTCTAGCCAG ATGAGACAAGCAATGAACAAGTTTCAATCTCTTATTGAGGACGCCAATATTGAAGAACTGTCATCAGCATTGAGTGAGTTCGAAAGCCTCGAGGATTTGCAAGAGGAGTACATGGTGCAGCTTGAGACTGAGCAAATGCTTCTTATTAACAAGATAACAGAGCTTGGTCAAGAAGTTTTTAACTCATCTCCTTCCTTAAGCAGAAGATCTTCAGGCACCTGA